Proteins encoded in a region of the Oscillospiraceae bacterium MB24-C1 genome:
- the rplL gene encoding 50S ribosomal protein L7/L12 has protein sequence MASEKITKFVEEIKTLTVLELNELVKAIEEEFGVSAAAPVMMAGAAPAAAAAEEKTEFDVILVEAGASKMGVIKLVKDACGLGLKEAKELVDNAPKPLKTGISKADADALAAQFTDAGAKIEVK, from the coding sequence AATTTGTTGAAGAAATTAAGACCCTGACCGTTCTCGAGCTCAATGAGCTTGTTAAGGCAATTGAAGAGGAGTTCGGCGTTTCCGCTGCTGCTCCCGTTATGATGGCTGGCGCTGCGCCCGCAGCCGCTGCTGCTGAGGAAAAGACTGAGTTTGACGTTATCCTTGTTGAGGCTGGCGCTTCCAAGATGGGCGTCATCAAGCTCGTTAAGGATGCTTGCGGTCTTGGCCTTAAAGAGGCGAAGGAGCTCGTTGACAACGCGCCCAAGCCCCTCAAGACTGGCATTTCCAAGGCTGATGCCGACGCTCTTGCTGCCCAGTTTACCGACGCTGGCGCTAAGATCGAAGTTAAGTAA
- a CDS encoding DUF4321 domain-containing protein, whose product MKLKRNLVFLFFLLAGIILGALLASLGQQAAFLSWLAYGKTVGISVSDPLILDLSMLRMAFGLEIGVNVAQIITITISLLIYKSVSQKL is encoded by the coding sequence GTGAAACTTAAACGTAATCTTGTTTTTTTATTTTTCCTACTGGCTGGCATCATTCTAGGGGCGTTGCTGGCGTCTCTCGGGCAGCAGGCCGCTTTTTTAAGCTGGTTAGCTTATGGCAAAACGGTGGGGATATCGGTTTCAGATCCATTAATTTTAGACTTATCAATGCTACGTATGGCGTTTGGTCTGGAGATCGGCGTGAATGTCGCACAGATTATTACGATAACCATTTCGTTACTTATTTATAAAAGCGTTTCACAAAAGCTGTGA
- a CDS encoding cell division protein ZapA: MINRIKIRVLEAAYTIASPESEEYVQALAAELDAQARALMDVDAKLSPNAALILCAMGYADSFHKSEQSADHMRSQLTGYLEDASKARAELDEARREIEKLRRQLSAAGK, translated from the coding sequence ATGATTAACCGCATAAAAATCAGAGTTCTTGAAGCTGCCTATACCATTGCGTCTCCCGAAAGCGAAGAGTATGTCCAGGCACTGGCGGCGGAGCTGGACGCCCAGGCACGTGCTCTGATGGATGTTGATGCAAAGCTTTCGCCCAATGCTGCGCTGATTCTTTGCGCTATGGGGTATGCCGACTCTTTTCATAAAAGCGAGCAGTCGGCGGATCATATGCGTTCTCAGCTGACCGGCTATCTCGAGGATGCATCCAAGGCGCGTGCTGAGTTGGACGAGGCCAGACGCGAGATTGAAAAACTGCGTCGACAGCTTTCTGCTGCCGGAAAATAG
- the dut gene encoding dUTP diphosphatase: MTLQIKRVRAQAVLPERATQGSAGLDLRACTTDETCIMPGDTALLPTGLAVALPEGSVGLVFGRSGLGIRHGIVPANAVGVIDADYRGEIQVGLTNHSAEPYIIVPGDRIAQLVIVPVLTPPIEEVTNLSDTARGEGGFGSTGKE; encoded by the coding sequence ATGACACTGCAAATAAAGCGGGTACGTGCCCAAGCGGTACTGCCCGAGCGGGCAACTCAAGGCTCGGCGGGGCTGGATCTTAGAGCCTGTACGACCGATGAGACCTGCATCATGCCCGGAGATACCGCGTTGCTACCCACTGGCCTGGCGGTTGCACTGCCGGAGGGAAGCGTGGGGTTAGTATTTGGCCGAAGCGGTCTGGGCATTCGTCATGGCATTGTACCCGCCAATGCGGTAGGTGTAATTGACGCCGACTATCGGGGTGAAATCCAGGTCGGGTTGACCAATCACTCAGCGGAGCCATACATCATCGTTCCCGGCGACCGTATTGCACAGCTAGTTATTGTGCCTGTGCTAACGCCACCGATTGAAGAAGTAACTAATCTTTCAGATACCGCACGCGGTGAAGGCGGATTTGGCTCTACCGGGAAGGAATGA